The Setaria italica strain Yugu1 chromosome IX, Setaria_italica_v2.0, whole genome shotgun sequence genome has a window encoding:
- the LOC101752841 gene encoding 26S proteasome regulatory subunit 4 homolog gives MGQGTPGGMGKQGGLPGDRKPGDGGKKDKKYEPPAAPSRVGRRQKRQKGSEAAARLPAVAPLSKCRLRLLKLERVKDYLLMEEEFVASQERLRPSEDKTEEDRSKVDDLRGTPMSVGSLEEIIDESHAIVSSSVGPEYYVGVMSFVDKDQLEPGCAILMHNKVLSVVGILQDEVDPMVSVMKVEKAPLESYADIGGLDAQIQEIKEAVELPLTHPELYEDIGIRPPKGVILYGEPGTGKTLLAKAVANSTSATFLRVVGSELIQKYLGDGPKLVRELFRVADDLSPSIVFIDEIDAVGTKRYDAHSGGEREIQRTMLELLNQLDGFDSRGDVKVILATNRIESLDPALLRPGRIDRKIEFPLPDVKTRRRIFQIHTSKMTLADDVNLEEFIMSKDEFSGADIKAICTEAGLLALRERRMKVTHVDFKKAKEKVMFKKKEGVPEGLYM, from the exons ATGGGGCAAGGCACTCCCGGCGGGATGGGGAAGCAGGGCGGCCTCCCGGGCGACCGCAAGCCCGGCGACGGCGGGAAGAAGGACAAGAAGTACGAGCCTCCCGCCGCCCCTTCCCGTGTCGGCAGGAGGCAGAAGCGGCAGAAGGgctccgaggcggcggcgcggctcccCGCCGTGGCCCCGCTCTCCAAgtgccgcctccgcctgctcaaGCTCGAGCGCGTCAAAGACTACCTCCTCATGGAGGAGGAGTTCGTCGCCAGCCAGGAGCGCCTGCGCCCCAGCGAGGACAAGACGGAGGAGGACCGATCCAAGGTCGACGACCTCCGCGGCACCCCCATGAGCGTCGGATCGCTCGAGGAGATCATAGACGAGAGCCACGCCATCGTCTCCTCGTCCGTGGGGCCCGAGTACTACGTCGGGGTAATGTCCTTCGTCGACAAGGACCAGCTCGAGCCTGGATGCGCCATACTGATGCACAACAAG GTTCTGTCTGTGGTTGGTATTTTGCAAGATGAAGTTGATCCTATGGTTTCTGTCATGAAAGTTGAAAAGGCGCCTTTGGAGTCTTATGCTGACATTGGTGGCTTAGATGCTCAAAttcaagaaatcaaagaagcAGTTGAACTTCCCTTAACACATCCTGAGCTATATGAGGACATTGGAATCAGGCCTCCCAAGGGAGTAATACTTTATGGAGAACCTGGAACAGGGAAAACTCTACTTGCTAAG GCCGTTGCCAATTCTACATCAGCAACATTCTTGCGCGTTGTTGGGAGTGAGTTGATCCAAAAGTACCTTGGTGATGGTCCCAAGCTTGTAAGAGAATTGTTCAGGGTGGCTGATGACCTTTCTCCTTCAATTGTCTTTATTGATGAGATTGATGCAGTTGGCACAAAGAG GTATGATGCTCATTCAGGAGGAGAGCGCGAGATTCAGAGAACTATGTTGGAGTTGTTAAATCAGCTGGATGGTTTTGATTCAAGAGGAGATGTTAAAGTTATTCTAGCAACGAATCGCATCGAAAGTCTTGACCCTGCCTTGCTTCGACCAGGTCGAATTGACAGGAAGATTGAATTCCCTTTACCAGATGTTAAGACCAGGCGCCGCATCTTCCAG ATCCACACATCGAAGATGACCTTGGCTGATGACGTAAACCTAGAAGAGTTTATCATGTCAAAAGATGAGTTTTCAGGTGCCGACATCAAAGCAATTTGTACTGAAGCTGGCTTGCTTGCTTTGAGAGAGCGTCGTATGAAG GTGACGCATGTGGACTTCAAGAAGGCCAAAGAAAAGGTCATGTTCAAGAAGAAAGAAGGTGTGCCGGAGGGCCTCTACATGTGA
- the LOC101786977 gene encoding CASP-like protein 4B1, whose product MAMVTTDAAAATAVVEKPPDADKPDYAPHNGTSTADGGAASRVRGGGVVDSVVARWRREDMLDKSPLALHAAAAVFAFVALVLVASNQHGDWMQFDRYQEYKYLLAIAALAFLYSLAQAARHAFRMRGGVDPVSAPSARLLDFVGDQVVAYLLMSALSAAVPITNRMRSAVVNTFTDATAAAISMAFFAFAALALSAVVSGYKLSKQTYI is encoded by the exons ATGGCGATGGTCACgaccgatgccgccgccgcaaccgcgGTCGTAGAGAAGCCGCCGGACGCCGACAAGCCGGACTACGCCCCCCACAACGGCACCTCCACCGCGGATGGCGGCGCGGCCTCCCGCGTCCGAGGCGGGGGCGTGGTGGATTCGGTggtggcgcggtggcggcgggaggacATGCTCGACAAGAGCCCCCTCGCGctgcacgccgccgcggccgtcttCGCCTTCGTTGCGCTCGTGCTCGTCGCGTCCAACCAGCACGGCGACTGGATGCAGTTCGACCGCTACCAGGAGTACAA GTACCTGCTCGCGATCGCGGCGTTGGCATTCCTCTACTCGCTGGCGCAGGCGGCGCGGCACGCGTTCCGGatgcgcggcggcgtcgacccCGTCTCCGCGCCGTCAGCGAGGCTTCTCGATTTCGTCGGTGATCAG GTAGTTGCATACTTGCTGATGTCTGCGCTATCGGCTGCCGTCCCGATCACGAACCGCATGAGATCTGCAGTGGTCAATACTTTCACAGATGCAACTGCTGCAGCTATCAGCATGGCCTTTTTTGCATTTGCAGCTCTTGCCTTGTCAGCCGTGGTTTCTGGATACAAGCTATCCAAACAAACGTATATTTGA
- the LOC101779612 gene encoding uncharacterized protein LOC101779612 translates to MNPAGRVSFTRAVLLLGVVALGLWLLSVELAVVGGGADPAVRAAVAGRRTHAHAAVRSPDAWRTREWRRAVDRHAAVLRRHLADGMLAASSVAVCLGGAQEAMALRELGVVGAVAVAGERAPPLAVAGDDRRLPFPDSSVDFVFAGRALDFSRRQADLAGEAARIVKPDGHGHLVVLTSGASDAYSLRSLQALLPSLRLLRSRVINGADGSTLRELVFRKHAGISTTSRSSPNGNNSAGSCTSRDHKLEIIGLAEPLIQEEPAKPWITLKRNIKNIRYLPALADIGFKRRYVYVDVGARSYGSSIGSWFRKQYPKQNHTFEVFAVEADPAFHADYARRKGVTLLPYAAWVRNETLTFEINDGPGNKGYKDDARKPNGRGMGRIRPGAGAMKGVSSGEVRRIPAFDLAEWLKRTVSEQDYVVMKMDVEGTEFDLIPRMIETGAICLVDELFLECHYNRWQRCCPGERSPKYRNTYGECLQLFTSLRNSGVLVHQWW, encoded by the coding sequence ATGAACCCGGCGGGGCGCGTGTCGTTCACGCGCGCCGTCCTGCTCCTGGGCGTCGTTGCGCTCGGGCTCTGGCTCCTGAGCGTAgagctcgccgtcgtcggcggcggggccgaccCCGCCGTCCGGGCCGCGGTGGCCGGGAGGAGGACCCACGCGCATGCGGCCGTCCGGTCGCCCGACGCGTGGCGCACCCGCGAGTGGCGGCGGGCGGTCGaccgccacgccgccgtcctCCGCAGGCACCTCGCGGACGGCATGCTCGCCGCGTCCTCCGTCGCCGTCTGCCTCGGCGGCGCCCAGGAGGCGATGGCGCTGCGGGAGCTGGGCGTGGTCGGCGCCGTCGCGGTCGCCGGGGAGCGGGCCCCGCCCCTCGCCGTCGCGGGGGACGACCGCCGTCTCCCGTTCCCGGACTCCTCCGTCGACTTCGTCTTCGCCGGGCGAGCCCTCGACTTCTCCAGACGCCAGGCCGACCTCGCTGGCGAGGCGGCGCGGATCGTGAAGCCGGACGGGCACGGCCACCTCGTGGTCCTGACGTCCGGTGCCAGCGACGCCTACAGCCTCCGGTCCCTCCAGGCTCTCCTCCCATCCCTCCGATTGCTCCGCTCCCGCGTGATCAACGGCGCGGATGGCTCCACGCTCCGGGAACTGGTCTTCCGGAAGCATGCAGGCATCTCCACCACCAGCAGGTCTTCCCCCAACGGCAACAATTCCGCGGGCAGCTGCACGAGTCGCGATCACAAGCTCGAAATCATCGGCCTCGCCGAGCCGCTGATCCAAGAAGAGCCGGCGAAGCCATGGATCACGCTGAAGAGGAACATCAAGAACATCAGGTACCTACCGGCGCTCGCCGACATCGGCTTCAAGCGCCGGTACGTGTACGTAGACGTGGGCGCCCGGAGCTACGGCTCCAGCATCGGCAGCTGGTTCCGGAAGCAGTACCCCAAGCAGAACCACACCTTCGAGGTGTTCGCCGTCGAGGCCGACCCGGCGTTCCACGCCGATTACGCCAGGAGGAAGGGCGTCACCTTGCTTCCCTACGCCGCCTGGGTCCGGAACGAGACGCTCACGTTCGAGATCAACGATGGCCCCGGCAATAAGGGCTACAAAGACGACGCCAGGAAGCCGAACGGCCGTGGCATGGGCCGCATCAGGCCCGGCGCGGGCGCGATGAAGGGGGTGTCGTCCGGCGAGGTGCGGCGCATCCCGGCGTTCGACCTCGCTGAGTGGCTGAAGCGGACGGTGTCGGAGCAGGACTACGTGGTGATGAAGATGGACGTAGAGGGCACTGAGTTCGACCTCATCCCGAGGATGATCGAAACCGGGGCGATCTGCCTCGTCGACGAGCTGTTCCTCGAGTGCCATTACAACCGGTGGCAGAGATGCTGCCCCGGCGAGAGGTCACCCAAGTACCGGAACACGTACGGCGAGTGCCTGCAGCTGTTCACCTCGCTCCGCAACAGCGGCGTGCTTGTGCATCAATGGTGGTGA